One genomic window of Medicago truncatula cultivar Jemalong A17 chromosome 1, MtrunA17r5.0-ANR, whole genome shotgun sequence includes the following:
- the LOC11419739 gene encoding ferric reduction oxidase 4, producing MMMKSHTFLRIIFLFMFLGWLTVWILLPTKVYKNTWTPKLEIKLNSTYFREQGVNILLFTFPIMFIGALGCIYLHLHREKTTQKLPSTSTGALKKCLCFLRRPFLVMPTIGIVSAMELIFAIMFVALLIWSLYNYLSISFAHLHMHKEGEKVWEAKFRSVFLRLGYIGNICWAFLFFPVTRGSSILRLVGLTSESSIKYHIWLGQLSMVLFAAHTIGFFIYWGITNQMVEALEWSKTYVSNVAGEIASLIALAMWITSIPQIRRKMYEVFFYTHHLYILYILFYAIHVGVEYMCMIAPGIFLFLIDRHLRFLQSRQHARLLSARLLPCDALELNFSKDPSLYYNPTSLVFINVPKVSKLQWHPFTVSSSCNLETNCLSVTIKNVGSWSNKLYQELSSSSLDHLNVSVEGPYGPHSAQFLRHEQIAMVSGGSGITPFISIIRDLIFQSQQQEFQPPKLLLVCIFKNYVDLAMLDLMLPVSGSTTQISQLPLQIEAYITREKEEPSRDTQKQIQTIWFKTNLSDSPISAVLGPNNWLWLGAIITSSFIMFLLLLGIVTRYYIYPIENNTGEVYNWTSKVMWYMFLLCACVCICSSVVFLWCKRQNTIENKQIMNVEVPTPTRSPGSWIYGSERELESLPHQSLLQATNVHFGARPDLKKILFECKDKDVGVMVCGPRKLRHEVAKICASGLADNLHFESISFNW from the exons ATGATGATGAAGAGCCACACATTCCTAAggatcatttttctttttatgtttcttGGATGGCTAACAGTTTGGATCTTGTTGCCCACAAAGGTCTACAAAAACACATGGACTCCCAAGCTAGAAATCAAGCTCAATTCTACATACTTTAGAGAGCAAG gGGTAAATATTCTGCTTTTCACATTCCCTATCATGTTCATTGGAGCTCTGGGTTGTATATATCTCCATCTTCATCGTGAGAAAACAACACAAAAGTTACCCTCCACAAG TACTGGCGctctaaaaaaatgtttatgtttcCTGAGACGTCCATTCCTGGTGATGCCTACAATTGGAATTGTTTCAGCTATGGAGCTTATTTTTGCAATCATGTTTGTTGCACTTTTGATATGGTCCCTTTACAATTACTTAAGTATCAGTTTTGCTCACCTCCATATGCACAAAGAAGGCGAAAAAGT ATGGGAAGCGAAGTTCAGGAGTGTATTTTTGAGACTAGGTTACATAGGAAACATATGTTGGGCATTTTTGTTCTTTCCGGTTACAAGAGGGTCTTCCATTCTGCGTCTTGTTGGACTCACATCTGAGTCAAGCATCAAATATCATATCTGGCTTGGACAATTATCTATGGTTCTTTTTGCTGCGCACACCATAGGTTTTTTCATATATTGGGGCATCACCAATCAAATGGTtgag GCGTTAGAGTGGAGCAAGACATATGTATCCAATGTAGCTGGAGAGATTGCAAGTTTAATAGCATTAGCTATGTGGATAACAAGCATTCCACAAATAAGGCGCAAGATGTATGAAGTATTCTTCTACACTCACCATCTCTACATTCTCTATATCTTATTCTATGCCATCCATGTTGGAGTTGAATACATGTGTATGATTGCTCCTGGGATTTTCCTATTCCTCATTGATAGACACCTTAGATTCTTACAATCTCGCCAACATGCTCGGTTACTATCAGCTCGCCTTTTACCTTGTGATGCCCTTGAGCTCAACTTCTCCAAGGATCCTA GTTTATACTATAACCCCACAAGTTTGGTGTTCATAAATGTTCCAAAGGTTTCCAAGCTGCAATGGCACCCTTTTACGGTGTCTTCTAGTTGTAATTTGGAGACGAACTGCCTTAGTGTTACAATTAAAAATGTGGGCAGCTGGTCAAACAAGCTTTATCAAgaactttcttcttcatctttggATCATCTTAATGTCTCAGTTGAAGGACCCTATGGACCACATTCTGCTCAGTTTCTAAG GCATGAGCAGATTGCAATGGTGAGTGGTGGAAGTGGCATAACTCCATTTATATCTATAATCCGTGATCTCATATTTCAAAGCCAACAACAAGAATTTCAACCTCCAAAACTCCTACTTGTTTGTATTTTCAAAAACTATGTTGATCTAGCCATGTTAGATCTTATGCTTCCTGTTTCTGGTTCAACAACTCAAATTTCACAGCTTCCGTTACAAATTGAAGCTTACAtcacaagagaaaaagaagagccTTCAAGAGATACTCAAAAACAAATCCAAACTATATGGTTTAAAACAAACCTCTCAGATTCTCCTATCTCAGCTGTATTAGGCCCAAATAACTGGTTATGGCTTGGTGCTATAATCACATCATCGTTCATCATGTTTCTCCTCCTTTTAGGAATTGTTACTCGTTACTATATTTATCCAATTGAAAATAACACAGGTGAAGTGTATAACTGGACTTCCAAGGTTATGTGGTACATGTTTCTACTATGTGCGTGTGTATGTATATGTTCTAGTGTTGTATTTCTTTGGTGTAAGAGACAGAACACTAtagaaaataagcaaataatgAATGTAGAAGTTCCAACACCAACAAGATCACCAGGGTCATGGATTTATGGTTCAGAAAGAGAGCTTGAAAGCCTTCCTCATCAATCTTTGCTGCAAGCTACCAATGTACATTTTGGTGCAAGACCTGATCTCAAGA AAATTCTGTTTGAGTGTAAAGACAAAGATGTTGGAGTTATGGTTTGTGGTCCAAGAAAATTGAGACATGAAGTTGCTAAAATTTGTGCTTCTGGTTTGGCTGATAATCTTCACTTTGAGTCCATCAGTTTTAATTGGTGA
- the LOC112422864 gene encoding uncharacterized protein encodes MAARTVRLFQDQNVIDHVNDAGTMSIKTDFAGKLKSRAGGRKPLGDLSNAVKPIDIADGKKTFNGSTVKPSVNQTPNLLKSKNNPTIVLHKDKEVVSAKGKNLEINKRTGSKASKKSNTGSRRALTDISNSLHVPDMKNKDSLETSSFKGKYLHPDAIAEERMFHNHEECIKSQSHALDMHHFFKTAILGDDLDDDMKISLEQPAFSKLKSDDAFLELKEMPEELPDMPSPSAKHGSPVYCKSPEFSRISMWDDPAFDFNFTLIESPKSSKN; translated from the exons ATGGCTGCACGAACTGTTCGTTTGTTTCAAGACCAAAATGTCATTGACCATGTTAATG ATGCAGGAACTATGTCTATAAAGACAGATTTTGCAGGAAAGTTGAAATCTAGGGCTGGAGGAAGAAAACCACTTGGTGATCTATCCAATGCAGTGAAGCCTATTGACATAGCAGATGGAAAGAAGACCTTCAATGGCAGCACAGTTAAACCCTCTGTTAATCAAACACCAAACCTACTCAAGTCCAAGAACAACCCCACTATTGTACTACATAAAGATAAGGAAGTTGTTTCTGCCAAGGGAAAAAATCTTGAGATCAACAAAAGAACTGGCAGCAAAGCTTCTAAGAAGTCAAATACTGGCAGCAGGAGAGCACTTACTGACATCTCAAACTCGCTGCATGTTCCTGATATGAAAAATAAGGACAGCCTGGAGACTAGTTCTTTTAAAGGGAAATATCTTCATCCTGATGCAATTGCCGAAGAGCGGATGTTTCATAATCATGAAGAATGTATAAAATCACAAAGTCATGCATTGGATATGCATCATTTTTTCAAGACTGCTATACTTGGGGATG ATTTGGATGATGACATGAAAATTTCACTTGAACAGCCTGCTTTTAGCAAACTGAAG TCTGATGATGCATTCCTGGAATTGAAGGAGATGCCTGAAGAGTTGCCTGATATGCCGTCTCCATCTGCTAAGCACGGTTCCCCAGTATACTGCAAGAGTCCAGAATTTTCAAGGATTTCAATGTGGGATGACCCAGCTTTCGATTTCAATTTCACTCTGATAGAATCACCAAAATCGTCTAAAAACTGA